From Paenibacillus polymyxa, the proteins below share one genomic window:
- a CDS encoding LysE family translocator, with amino-acid sequence MALFITYVLLGFSIALPVGTITVEMTKQGLKNGFMHGWIVGLGGMTIDLLLIIGLYFGLASVLSLPVVQVIMWLVGAIFLCYVGYESIKNADHDIALEGEKKTKSLFSSYKNGLLVAVSPGNLVFWVSVFGTVLASSFDRSNTSQFLIVGLGILFGILVHDLGLMTLVATTRKAMNRTAIKWVTICAGVVLIGFSVYFLYEFMVSLQKIL; translated from the coding sequence ATGGCATTGTTTATTACATATGTTTTACTAGGTTTCTCAATAGCACTACCTGTAGGTACCATCACGGTTGAAATGACGAAGCAAGGGCTAAAGAATGGATTCATGCATGGATGGATTGTTGGGCTTGGGGGGATGACCATCGATTTGTTATTAATCATTGGTTTATATTTTGGTCTGGCCTCTGTTCTGTCCTTACCTGTTGTACAGGTGATCATGTGGCTCGTTGGAGCCATATTTTTGTGCTACGTAGGGTACGAAAGCATTAAAAATGCGGATCATGATATTGCGCTAGAAGGAGAGAAAAAGACAAAGTCATTATTTTCTTCCTATAAAAATGGGCTGCTTGTAGCTGTTTCACCAGGGAATTTAGTGTTCTGGGTAAGTGTTTTTGGGACTGTGCTGGCAAGTTCGTTTGATCGGTCAAATACAAGTCAATTTTTGATTGTTGGTTTAGGTATTTTGTTTGGTATTCTTGTCCATGATTTAGGCTTAATGACCCTCGTAGCAACAACACGAAAAGCCATGAACCGAACTGCCATCAAGTGGGTTACGATCTGTGCCGGCGTAGTTTTGATTGGTTTTTCGGTTTATTTCCTATATGAATTTATGGTTAGTCTCCAAAAGATTTTATAG
- the alr gene encoding alanine racemase — MQAQYRSTRAEINLDHLGANYEAFRKALPADKLMLVCVKANAYGHGAVEISKEMERLGADYLSVAFLDEALELRHAGVGLPILVLGYTPPEAVQTAWEHDISLTVFSEEVLEGIRRLDRQGSERKLKVHIKIDSGMGRLGLLPGEAALAFVRQAHELEQVLLEGMYTHFARADEEDKSYTLLQYDRFRGVADALREQGITIPIIHTGNSAATIDTPSLSPNMVRIGISIYGLYPSDEVNRQVIELLPVLSLKTAVVYTKTLPPGWGVSYGTRYVTSSEERIGTLPIGYADGYSRMLSGKVEVLIRGRRVPVLGTICMDQCMVSLQSFAEDAEEIQTGEEVVLIGQQSGEIIAADELASKLGTIHYEVICMIADRVPRVYMRDHVPVVRVNSLLPTYWN, encoded by the coding sequence TTGCAAGCACAATACAGATCGACCCGGGCCGAAATCAACCTGGATCACCTTGGCGCCAACTATGAAGCCTTTCGCAAGGCATTGCCTGCGGATAAGCTGATGCTGGTCTGTGTCAAGGCTAATGCCTACGGACATGGCGCCGTAGAAATTTCAAAGGAAATGGAACGCCTTGGTGCAGATTATTTGAGCGTCGCTTTTCTGGATGAGGCTCTGGAGCTTCGTCATGCGGGGGTTGGACTGCCGATCCTAGTACTCGGCTATACCCCACCTGAAGCTGTCCAAACGGCTTGGGAGCATGATATCTCATTGACTGTGTTTAGTGAGGAAGTGCTGGAAGGTATCCGCAGATTGGACCGCCAAGGAAGCGAACGCAAGCTGAAGGTGCACATCAAAATAGACAGCGGCATGGGAAGACTCGGTTTGCTGCCTGGAGAAGCGGCTTTGGCTTTTGTCCGGCAGGCTCACGAATTAGAGCAGGTGCTGCTGGAAGGCATGTACACCCATTTTGCCCGCGCGGATGAAGAAGATAAAAGCTATACACTGCTACAATATGATCGGTTTCGGGGCGTGGCGGATGCGCTAAGGGAACAAGGTATTACTATTCCCATTATACATACGGGCAACAGCGCGGCCACCATTGATACCCCTTCCCTTTCCCCCAATATGGTGCGGATTGGCATCAGTATATACGGTTTGTATCCGTCTGATGAGGTTAACCGGCAAGTCATTGAACTGTTGCCTGTATTGTCATTAAAGACGGCGGTGGTTTATACCAAGACGCTTCCTCCTGGATGGGGAGTTAGTTATGGTACCCGGTATGTGACCTCTAGTGAAGAGCGGATCGGCACACTGCCAATCGGTTATGCGGATGGATATTCTCGCATGCTAAGTGGGAAGGTTGAAGTGTTGATACGCGGTCGTCGCGTCCCTGTACTCGGTACGATCTGCATGGACCAGTGTATGGTATCCTTACAATCTTTCGCAGAGGATGCGGAAGAAATCCAAACCGGCGAAGAGGTTGTTCTCATCGGCCAGCAGTCCGGCGAAATCATTGCGGCGGATGAGCTGGCATCCAAGCTTGGTACGATCCACTATGAGGTGATCTGCATGATCGCAGACAGGGTACCGCGTGTTTACATGCGAGATCATGTTCCTGTCGTTCGGGTGAACTCGCTTCTTCCAACCTACTGGAATTAA
- a CDS encoding CopG family ribbon-helix-helix protein: protein MANLQNTKRIMISLPDHLLQEVDGIVAMENSNRSEFIRQAMKLYVGERKKRYIREAMQRGYMEMAKINLTMASEAFHAEEDANSTLGRTVSGV from the coding sequence TTGGCCAATTTGCAGAACACCAAAAGAATAATGATCAGTTTGCCAGATCATCTCTTGCAGGAAGTGGACGGGATCGTAGCTATGGAAAATTCCAACCGCAGTGAATTTATCAGGCAGGCAATGAAGCTTTATGTAGGTGAACGTAAAAAACGTTACATTCGTGAAGCTATGCAGCGTGGATACATGGAAATGGCTAAAATTAACCTGACCATGGCATCCGAAGCCTTTCACGCGGAGGAAGATGCAAACAGCACCTTGGGCCGTACAGTTAGCGGGGTGTAA
- a CDS encoding ABC transporter substrate-binding protein produces the protein MINKNSMINKKPTRQYTSLLCLFSLMGALLLGCGASDNNQTANSNTAASTKTSEAATTRAYTDYKGHTVDIPTTPGRIAYFGENYGDLLVLGVQAVGTSTSMIEGKIYEKKVQNVSDLGFPIDLEKTLALQPDLIITADTDEKQYAALSKIAPTIMFDTFAPLNERLVHLGDIVNKKKTAEDWLAQYKIKEAEMWSKLQAKGVKPGETASVFTYYPGDRLFVMARTGLSQILYEKNGLKPTPLIQKALDEDKGFVQLSQEVIGQYAGDRIFILSTPSSEAQQSTEQLMKSKLWLQLPAVKQGHVYMQDIGKTESDASTREWLLEELPKLIK, from the coding sequence ATGATCAACAAGAACTCTATGATTAACAAAAAACCTACTCGACAATACACTTCTCTGCTCTGTCTATTCTCTCTTATGGGGGCATTGCTGCTGGGGTGCGGCGCATCAGACAACAATCAGACTGCAAACAGCAACACAGCAGCATCAACAAAAACATCGGAAGCAGCCACAACTCGCGCCTACACAGACTATAAGGGACATACAGTAGACATTCCCACGACTCCTGGGCGCATTGCTTACTTCGGAGAAAACTATGGGGATCTATTGGTTTTAGGCGTACAGGCTGTTGGTACATCGACTTCTATGATCGAGGGAAAGATATATGAAAAAAAAGTTCAGAATGTATCGGACCTAGGATTTCCCATTGATTTAGAAAAAACATTGGCTCTACAACCAGACCTAATCATCACCGCCGATACGGACGAAAAACAATACGCAGCGTTATCAAAAATTGCACCTACAATTATGTTCGATACCTTTGCTCCATTAAACGAGCGTTTGGTACATCTCGGAGACATTGTGAACAAGAAAAAGACTGCTGAAGACTGGCTTGCCCAATATAAAATCAAGGAAGCAGAGATGTGGAGCAAACTTCAGGCGAAAGGTGTAAAACCGGGTGAAACAGCTTCGGTCTTTACCTACTATCCCGGTGACCGTCTGTTCGTCATGGCACGGACAGGCTTGTCGCAAATACTGTATGAAAAAAATGGTCTCAAGCCTACTCCCCTTATTCAGAAAGCACTGGATGAGGACAAAGGATTCGTGCAATTATCACAGGAAGTAATCGGACAATACGCTGGAGATCGGATTTTCATACTAAGCACTCCAAGTTCAGAAGCCCAGCAATCCACCGAACAATTAATGAAAAGCAAGCTGTGGCTTCAGCTCCCTGCTGTCAAGCAGGGACATGTGTACATGCAGGACATTGGCAAAACCGAAAGTGATGCTTCTACTCGAGAATGGCTGCTGGAGGAATTGCCCAAGCTCATAAAATAA
- a CDS encoding Tex family protein, with translation MSNEEMKTEIGQEPNEAERQERIVKQVARELSLALKQIRTTISLLDEGNTIPFIARYRKEMTGELDENQLREIEDRVLYLRNLEDRKVEVIRIIDEQGKLTEELQAAITSAVKLQEVEDLYRPYRQKRKTRASVAKERGLEPLSIWIWGQPKQGDALKEAESYVNAELGVETPESAIQGAMDILAENIADDAAIRQWVRRYTLDHGMLTSEAKDTEQESVYENYYSYRELAKKMPPHRILAINRGEREGILKVGLEVAPDSIYTYVAGQVIKGSSVVEDLLRSVIEDAYKRLIAPSIEREVRAEMTEKGEQQAISIFAGNLRSLLLQAPIKGRRVLGVDPAYRTGCKLAVVDDTGKLLEVAVTYPTPPNNKKREAAETFKQLIAKYDIELIVIGNGTASRETEQFVAEVIADIGDSSLAYLIVNEAGASVYSASKLAQEEFPDLDVAERSAASIARRVQDPLAELVKIEPKAIGVGQYQHDVSQKHLDESLKDVVESAVNHVGVDVNTASSALLSYVAGINATIAKNIVKYREENGKFSNRRQLQKVPRLGAKTYEQSIGFIRIPGGENPLDRTPIHPESYAVVDRLLAELGISAHDLGSKAATEALNVSNIEQLAAKLEVGVPTLRDILDSLQRPGRDPRDELPLPVFRKDVLKIEDLAPGMELQGTVRNVIDFGAFVDIGIKSDGLVHISQLRSGFVKHPMDVVSVGDNVTVWVLNVDLKKGRVGLTMKPPADAQSQA, from the coding sequence TTGTCTAACGAGGAAATGAAGACGGAAATTGGGCAGGAGCCGAACGAAGCAGAACGCCAAGAACGGATTGTCAAACAAGTGGCGAGAGAGCTGTCGCTGGCACTCAAGCAAATCCGGACAACGATCAGTTTATTGGATGAAGGAAATACAATTCCTTTTATCGCGCGTTATCGTAAGGAAATGACAGGAGAGCTGGATGAAAATCAGCTGCGTGAAATTGAAGATCGTGTGCTGTATTTACGTAATCTGGAGGATCGTAAGGTAGAGGTCATCCGCATTATTGATGAACAGGGCAAGCTGACTGAAGAGCTGCAGGCTGCTATCACTTCTGCGGTTAAGCTTCAGGAAGTGGAGGATCTGTACCGTCCATATCGGCAAAAGCGCAAAACTCGCGCCAGTGTGGCAAAGGAACGGGGTTTGGAGCCGCTGTCCATCTGGATTTGGGGTCAGCCGAAGCAGGGTGATGCTTTGAAAGAAGCTGAATCCTATGTGAATGCTGAGCTGGGAGTCGAAACCCCTGAGTCTGCCATCCAAGGAGCCATGGATATTTTGGCTGAAAATATAGCTGATGATGCGGCTATTCGCCAATGGGTGCGCCGATATACACTGGATCATGGAATGCTGACCTCTGAAGCAAAGGACACCGAGCAAGAGTCTGTGTATGAAAATTACTACAGCTATCGTGAGCTGGCTAAGAAAATGCCACCTCACCGTATTCTGGCGATTAATCGCGGGGAGCGGGAAGGCATTCTTAAGGTTGGTTTGGAGGTAGCGCCAGATTCCATTTACACTTATGTGGCAGGTCAAGTGATTAAAGGATCGTCTGTGGTGGAAGACCTGCTGCGCAGTGTCATTGAGGATGCATACAAAAGGCTTATCGCGCCATCTATCGAACGTGAAGTGCGTGCTGAAATGACAGAGAAGGGCGAGCAGCAGGCCATCTCTATCTTTGCAGGCAATTTGCGCAGCCTGTTGCTACAGGCTCCGATTAAGGGGCGTCGTGTGCTTGGAGTCGATCCAGCCTATCGGACAGGCTGCAAGCTGGCTGTTGTCGATGACACAGGCAAGCTGCTGGAAGTGGCTGTGACGTATCCGACACCGCCAAACAACAAGAAACGTGAGGCTGCAGAAACGTTCAAGCAGCTGATTGCCAAATACGATATCGAGTTGATTGTCATTGGTAACGGAACTGCATCACGTGAGACAGAGCAATTCGTAGCCGAAGTTATCGCGGATATTGGTGACAGCAGCCTCGCGTATCTGATCGTCAATGAGGCAGGTGCGAGCGTATACTCTGCTTCCAAGCTGGCACAGGAAGAATTCCCTGATTTGGACGTAGCTGAGCGCAGTGCGGCGTCTATTGCGCGTCGTGTGCAGGACCCGCTTGCTGAGCTGGTCAAAATTGAGCCGAAAGCCATTGGTGTAGGCCAATACCAGCATGATGTGTCGCAGAAACATCTGGATGAAAGTTTGAAGGACGTTGTAGAATCGGCTGTTAACCACGTTGGTGTGGATGTGAACACAGCTTCCTCGGCGCTGCTGTCCTACGTAGCAGGGATCAACGCGACCATTGCTAAAAACATCGTTAAGTACCGTGAGGAAAACGGTAAATTCAGCAACCGTCGTCAGTTGCAGAAGGTGCCGCGTCTTGGTGCAAAAACCTACGAGCAATCCATTGGTTTTATCCGTATACCAGGTGGCGAAAATCCACTGGATCGCACGCCGATCCACCCTGAATCGTATGCTGTCGTAGACCGCCTGCTGGCGGAACTGGGCATCAGTGCCCATGATCTGGGTTCGAAAGCTGCGACAGAAGCGCTGAATGTGTCTAATATTGAGCAGTTGGCAGCGAAGCTGGAAGTTGGTGTGCCAACATTGCGGGATATTTTGGACAGCCTCCAGCGGCCGGGGCGTGACCCGCGTGACGAGCTGCCATTGCCTGTATTCCGCAAGGACGTGTTGAAGATCGAGGATCTGGCACCGGGTATGGAACTTCAAGGAACTGTCCGCAATGTCATTGATTTTGGTGCGTTTGTTGATATCGGTATTAAAAGTGACGGTCTGGTTCATATTTCACAGCTGCGCAGTGGTTTTGTTAAGCATCCGATGGATGTTGTATCTGTTGGTGATAACGTAACCGTGTGGGTGTTGAATGTTGATTTGAAAAAAGGCAGGGTAGGTCTGACTATGAAACCTCCCGCAGATGCGCAGTCACAGGCATAG
- a CDS encoding type II toxin-antitoxin system PemK/MazF family toxin yields MIVKRGDVFFADLSPVVGSEQGGVRPVLIIQNDIGNRFSPTVIVAAITAQIQKAKLPTHVEIDAATHGFDRDSVVLLEQIRTIDKQRLTDKITHLDEETMRKVSDSLQISLGLIDF; encoded by the coding sequence TTGATCGTAAAGCGCGGCGACGTTTTTTTTGCAGACCTTTCACCCGTAGTCGGTTCCGAGCAAGGTGGCGTCAGACCTGTGCTGATCATTCAAAATGATATCGGCAACCGGTTTAGCCCTACCGTGATCGTAGCAGCCATCACTGCACAGATTCAGAAGGCAAAGCTGCCTACACACGTGGAAATCGACGCGGCGACGCATGGCTTTGATCGTGATTCTGTTGTTCTTCTGGAGCAAATCCGGACAATCGACAAGCAAAGGCTTACCGACAAAATCACCCATTTGGATGAAGAAACCATGCGCAAAGTGAGCGACTCGCTACAGATCAGTCTCGGTTTGATTGATTTTTAG
- a CDS encoding outer membrane lipoprotein-sorting protein, which translates to MRRISWMLAMVMCVTLLLAGCGKKSADDVVKDLSDVVSDLNSYHGTALMTLHTGDTPQEYKVDISYRKPSYYRIAMTNEKKDVTQIVLRNDEGVFVLTPSLNKSFRFKSDWPNNQGQVYLYETLVRSIIGDASRQLATDDKSYVFDVAANYNSHALVRQKIWLSKNNYAPTQVQVSDANAKVVVDLKFDQFAFDTKFDKDSFDMERNMASGKTSAGSEGPPSSGAVDSSGLPDSSGTLEGTTGVTSSGSGQEQGTVGNDVQQPSGEAKSDGAVTGDTSKPEAAANAEAQQQTPSTADGATGTSAGTDAAEAVLGEFGLIEPSYTPAGVQIKDTPELEDNGTHAVMLRYSGTYNYTIVEARPKDRAVALSAGELVDIGGSFAVLTGSEQQTMTWMNDGIEFRITSADLPVSEMIQIAASIQDQSGK; encoded by the coding sequence ATGCGCCGGATTTCATGGATGCTTGCCATGGTCATGTGTGTAACGTTGCTGCTGGCCGGGTGCGGCAAGAAGAGCGCAGACGATGTGGTTAAAGATTTGAGTGACGTGGTGAGCGACCTGAACAGCTACCACGGTACAGCTTTGATGACGCTGCATACCGGCGACACGCCGCAGGAATACAAGGTCGATATTTCCTACCGCAAGCCGTCCTATTACCGCATTGCCATGACGAACGAGAAAAAGGATGTTACACAAATTGTGCTTCGTAATGATGAGGGTGTATTTGTACTGACCCCTAGCCTGAACAAGAGTTTCCGTTTCAAAAGCGACTGGCCAAACAATCAGGGTCAGGTATATTTATATGAAACGCTGGTTCGCAGCATTATCGGTGATGCCTCCCGTCAGCTGGCTACCGATGATAAATCCTATGTGTTTGATGTGGCCGCGAACTACAACAGCCATGCGCTGGTAAGGCAAAAGATTTGGCTATCCAAAAATAACTATGCCCCTACTCAGGTACAGGTATCTGATGCGAATGCCAAGGTGGTTGTCGATCTGAAATTCGATCAATTCGCTTTTGATACGAAGTTTGACAAAGATTCCTTTGATATGGAACGGAATATGGCTTCCGGAAAAACGAGTGCTGGTAGCGAGGGACCGCCATCTTCAGGGGCAGTCGATTCCAGCGGTCTGCCCGATTCTTCCGGTACGTTAGAAGGGACGACTGGCGTGACATCTAGTGGATCTGGGCAAGAGCAGGGAACCGTAGGAAACGATGTTCAGCAACCGTCTGGTGAAGCGAAGAGCGACGGAGCTGTCACAGGCGATACGTCCAAGCCGGAAGCAGCAGCTAACGCAGAGGCGCAGCAACAAACACCGAGCACAGCGGATGGTGCAACCGGAACGTCAGCAGGAACGGATGCCGCAGAAGCTGTATTGGGTGAATTCGGCTTGATTGAACCGTCCTACACGCCAGCCGGAGTACAGATTAAGGATACGCCGGAGCTGGAGGATAATGGTACACATGCAGTGATGTTGCGGTATAGCGGAACGTATAACTATACCATTGTGGAGGCGCGTCCAAAAGATCGGGCGGTCGCACTTTCCGCAGGCGAACTGGTTGATATTGGAGGGAGCTTTGCCGTGCTGACAGGAAGCGAACAACAGACGATGACCTGGATGAATGATGGAATAGAATTCAGAATCACCAGTGCTGACCTGCCTGTGAGCGAAATGATACAAATTGCCGCTTCTATACAGGATCAATCGGGTAAATAA
- a CDS encoding ABC transporter substrate-binding protein: MNQPSSSVNSPPPNTLLFHFKGIVLVSEPTVGLISQSNSDHCLLMFIGGAGRVDVSQEQYVFHSGHGYWLTPGESYRIAPLDGTVPEYYKITFKVITMPLEPQSDASLVENAMGMPSIYHGSVLPEPREYIVSSSFKPIQLAEELFYSTQQTIQPHRQTTALRQQIMFQELLLLWQEAHVPIKHNEAFNPTLPASVESTLAYMENNYEKPITVKQLAEQANVSIWQYSQLFRKITGKKPLHYLTELRLNHAKRLLLECKRPLREIARQVGFSDEYYFNRRFRQMTGVPPGKYALSAPGSVCVKDWTGHHIHIPRRASRIIYHGETMGDLLALGATAIGGSLRLSEYSVYKHRLENVTDVGLPLDTRLTSALDPDLIIIANSDEQEYERIASIAPTVTFNSFAALEERLRTLGAWLDKEQEAERWLATFTARNLAMWQQLSTHITAGETASVFIFDHGDRLFVMGMSGFSSALYHPHGFQPVEPIQKMLDEGLGFAEINPNELPDYAGDRIFMLVPTAPDSKHTLECMLNSPLWHNLPAVRQGQVYFVEADRWNWSDAMTRQKLLTALPKLLVH; the protein is encoded by the coding sequence GTGAATCAGCCTTCATCGTCTGTAAATTCACCTCCACCCAACACACTGCTTTTTCATTTTAAAGGAATTGTGTTGGTTAGTGAGCCTACCGTTGGACTAATATCTCAATCAAATTCCGATCACTGTCTGCTTATGTTCATCGGCGGGGCTGGTAGGGTGGATGTGAGTCAAGAACAATATGTATTCCATTCAGGTCATGGGTATTGGTTAACTCCTGGCGAATCCTATCGCATCGCTCCCTTGGATGGAACTGTTCCTGAATACTACAAAATCACGTTCAAGGTCATTACCATGCCGTTGGAGCCACAATCGGACGCGAGCTTGGTTGAAAACGCAATGGGCATGCCATCCATATATCATGGATCTGTCCTGCCAGAACCGCGTGAATACATCGTTTCCTCTTCCTTCAAGCCTATTCAGTTGGCCGAAGAGTTATTTTATAGCACCCAACAAACAATACAGCCGCATAGACAAACCACTGCATTGCGTCAGCAAATCATGTTTCAAGAGCTGCTCTTACTGTGGCAGGAAGCCCACGTCCCTATTAAGCATAACGAGGCCTTTAATCCGACATTGCCTGCATCGGTGGAAAGTACCCTTGCATATATGGAAAACAACTACGAAAAGCCTATTACGGTCAAGCAGCTTGCCGAACAGGCCAACGTTTCCATATGGCAATACTCCCAGCTGTTTCGCAAAATAACGGGCAAAAAGCCGTTGCATTACCTCACTGAGCTGCGCTTGAACCATGCCAAGCGGCTGCTGCTGGAATGCAAACGGCCTTTACGTGAAATTGCCCGTCAGGTGGGTTTCTCTGACGAATATTATTTTAATCGGCGTTTTAGGCAAATGACCGGGGTTCCGCCGGGTAAATATGCGCTTTCCGCTCCCGGTTCTGTGTGCGTTAAGGATTGGACTGGCCACCATATTCATATCCCTCGTCGAGCGAGCCGCATCATCTACCACGGAGAAACGATGGGCGATTTGCTCGCGTTAGGAGCCACAGCCATAGGCGGAAGCCTGCGGCTCAGTGAATACAGCGTCTATAAGCATCGTCTAGAGAACGTAACTGACGTGGGACTTCCGCTGGATACCCGCTTGACCAGCGCTCTTGATCCTGATCTGATTATCATCGCCAACTCGGATGAACAGGAATATGAGCGTATTGCAAGCATCGCGCCCACCGTCACCTTCAACTCCTTTGCCGCCCTGGAGGAACGACTGCGTACACTTGGCGCCTGGCTCGATAAGGAACAAGAGGCCGAACGCTGGTTAGCGACCTTCACCGCTCGTAATCTGGCGATGTGGCAGCAGCTCAGCACGCATATCACAGCCGGAGAAACCGCCTCTGTTTTTATCTTCGACCATGGCGATCGACTCTTTGTCATGGGCATGTCCGGATTCTCATCGGCCCTCTACCACCCGCACGGCTTCCAGCCTGTCGAGCCAATCCAAAAAATGCTTGATGAGGGACTGGGCTTCGCAGAAATTAATCCAAACGAATTGCCTGATTACGCTGGCGATCGCATATTTATGCTCGTCCCTACGGCACCAGACTCCAAGCATACGCTGGAATGCATGCTCAACAGCCCTCTCTGGCACAACCTCCCTGCTGTGCGTCAAGGCCAGGTATATTTCGTAGAAGCAGACCGCTGGAACTGGAGCGATGCCATGACTCGGCAAAAGCTGCTCACTGCACTGCCCAAACTGCTCGTTCATTGA
- a CDS encoding formate--tetrahydrofolate ligase, with the protein MKRIIDIAKEAGIEEEHLETYGKYKAKLNPSLWEELKDRPNGKLVLVTAMNPTPAGEGKTLTTIGLSQALNAMGHKTVAALREPSLGPCFGMKGGATGGGQAQIVPAEDINLHFTGDIHAISAAHNLLAAMIDNHLFHGNALRLKPDRIVWKRAVDMNDRSLRSIVTGLGTGNGAVRESGFLITSASEVMAVLCLSENMDDLKVRLGRMVIGYNESGEAVTAEELHAVEGMAVLLREALKPNLVQTLEGTPVIVHGGPFANIAHGCSSLIGTKLALKLGEVVVTEAGFGAELGAEKFFDIKCRQSGLQPDAAVLVVTAKALKYNGGVAKHELDAENLEQLQLGLANMSRHVRNLQKFGVPVLVAINHFVTDSEAELDLIFSECRKLGVPSELSQVWAQGSQGGEKLAQSLLNLLQEDKAHFAPLYDHTLDLQAKISVIAKEVYGAAEVAYTPAAKRALAGMEQLGFGQLPVCMAKTPYSFSDQPSLLGAPEGFTIHVSSVSLSAGAGFVVVETGNTMTMPGLPKSPAAEHMSLEADGTIQGLM; encoded by the coding sequence ATGAAGAGGATTATTGATATAGCCAAAGAAGCAGGAATTGAAGAAGAGCATCTGGAGACGTATGGCAAATATAAAGCGAAGCTGAATCCATCTCTGTGGGAGGAACTGAAGGATCGCCCGAATGGAAAGCTGGTGCTGGTTACGGCGATGAATCCCACTCCGGCTGGAGAAGGAAAAACGCTGACAACCATCGGGCTGTCCCAGGCACTCAACGCGATGGGGCATAAAACCGTTGCTGCGCTGCGTGAGCCGTCCCTTGGACCTTGCTTTGGGATGAAAGGTGGAGCCACCGGGGGAGGACAGGCCCAGATTGTTCCGGCGGAAGACATTAATCTGCATTTTACAGGGGATATACATGCGATTTCGGCAGCACATAATTTGCTGGCAGCGATGATTGATAACCATTTGTTCCATGGAAATGCTTTGCGGCTGAAGCCAGACCGAATCGTGTGGAAACGGGCTGTCGATATGAATGACCGGAGCTTGCGAAGTATTGTGACTGGATTGGGAACGGGGAATGGAGCGGTAAGAGAAAGCGGCTTTCTGATTACCTCGGCATCGGAAGTCATGGCGGTGCTATGCTTAAGTGAAAATATGGACGATCTTAAAGTACGGTTGGGTCGGATGGTGATTGGATATAACGAATCCGGTGAAGCGGTAACAGCAGAGGAGCTGCACGCGGTGGAAGGAATGGCTGTGCTGCTTCGGGAAGCATTAAAGCCTAATCTAGTGCAGACGTTGGAAGGCACTCCGGTTATTGTGCATGGTGGACCTTTTGCTAATATTGCCCATGGATGTAGCAGTCTGATCGGTACAAAGCTGGCGTTGAAGCTGGGAGAGGTCGTCGTCACAGAGGCGGGATTTGGGGCTGAGCTGGGAGCGGAAAAGTTCTTTGACATCAAGTGCCGCCAGTCCGGCTTGCAGCCGGATGCGGCTGTGCTGGTTGTAACCGCCAAAGCGCTGAAATATAACGGCGGTGTAGCTAAACATGAGCTGGATGCGGAAAATTTGGAGCAATTGCAACTCGGATTAGCCAATATGAGCCGGCATGTACGGAATTTGCAAAAGTTTGGTGTGCCTGTCTTGGTGGCGATTAACCATTTTGTAACAGATAGCGAAGCTGAGTTGGATTTGATTTTCTCAGAATGCCGCAAGCTGGGTGTACCCTCAGAGCTTTCACAAGTATGGGCGCAGGGAAGCCAAGGGGGAGAAAAATTGGCCCAAAGTCTGCTGAACTTACTTCAGGAGGATAAAGCCCATTTTGCCCCGCTATATGATCATACGCTTGATTTACAAGCGAAAATTAGTGTTATTGCCAAGGAGGTTTACGGTGCGGCAGAGGTGGCTTACACGCCTGCTGCCAAACGGGCATTGGCGGGTATGGAGCAGCTTGGTTTTGGACAACTGCCCGTATGTATGGCCAAAACGCCGTATTCTTTCTCAGATCAACCTTCCTTGCTAGGTGCGCCGGAGGGGTTCACCATTCACGTGTCCAGCGTATCATTGTCCGCAGGCGCAGGCTTTGTAGTCGTGGAAACAGGTAATACCATGACGATGCCAGGATTGCCCAAATCTCCAGCAGCTGAGCATATGTCGCTGGAGGCAGATGGGACTATTCAAGGACTCATGTAG